In the genome of Rhizobium rhizogenes, one region contains:
- the cysN gene encoding sulfate adenylyltransferase subunit CysN, protein MSAAAINPPSSATILPFAEHSKATRDTRPLRLITCGSVDDGKSTLIGRLLWDTKAVKEDQAATLHRDSGKQNDLGLPDFALLLDGLQAEREQGITIDVAYRYFATDRRAFIVADTPGHEQYTRNMATGASTADLAVLLVDARTGILEQTRRHATIAALMGIRQFVLAVNKIDLTNYDKAGFELIAHEFRDFASNLGIKQITAIPMSALKGENVVLSGKSSMPWYEGPTLVETLELATVRSAQSGGFRLPVQRVSRPGESFRGYQGTVAGGSVKPGDSVVVLPSGMVANVKQIVTFDLVRNAAVAGDAVTLVLDRQVDVSRGDMIVSIEAQPQTGLAFDAQIVALQPGGIEAGKRYWLKSGSRRQRVSVQPVSQLNLKEGEWQAHETSLPMNAIGKVRLSFDETAIFDPYEQNRATGSFILIDPDTNNTVAGGMIAGKRSTGATEEKGDRVILSLPAGLAEKLLASELLAKHRDEIDIRRTDAATASRLIGDLD, encoded by the coding sequence ATGAGTGCCGCCGCCATCAATCCCCCCTCTTCCGCCACCATTCTGCCCTTTGCCGAACATTCGAAGGCAACGCGCGATACGCGTCCGCTGCGCCTCATCACCTGCGGCAGCGTCGATGACGGCAAATCGACCCTGATCGGCCGCCTTCTCTGGGACACCAAGGCCGTCAAGGAAGACCAAGCCGCAACCCTGCACCGCGACAGCGGCAAGCAGAACGATCTCGGCCTGCCCGATTTCGCGCTGCTGCTCGACGGTCTTCAGGCGGAGCGCGAACAGGGCATCACCATCGATGTCGCCTATCGCTATTTCGCCACCGACCGGCGCGCCTTCATCGTCGCCGACACCCCCGGTCATGAGCAATATACCCGCAACATGGCGACCGGCGCTTCGACGGCCGATCTCGCCGTGCTTCTGGTGGATGCGCGCACCGGCATTCTCGAACAGACCCGCCGTCACGCCACCATTGCGGCGCTGATGGGCATCCGGCAATTCGTGCTGGCGGTCAACAAGATCGACCTGACCAACTATGACAAGGCCGGTTTCGAACTGATCGCCCATGAATTCCGCGATTTCGCGTCCAATCTCGGCATCAAGCAGATCACCGCCATTCCGATGTCGGCCCTGAAGGGTGAAAACGTCGTTCTCTCCGGCAAGTCCTCCATGCCCTGGTATGAAGGCCCGACGCTGGTGGAAACGCTGGAGCTTGCCACCGTGCGCTCCGCGCAGTCCGGCGGCTTCCGCCTGCCGGTGCAGCGTGTCTCGCGCCCCGGTGAAAGCTTTCGCGGTTATCAGGGCACGGTTGCCGGCGGTTCGGTAAAGCCGGGCGACAGCGTCGTCGTCCTGCCTTCCGGCATGGTCGCGAACGTCAAGCAGATCGTCACCTTCGATCTGGTGCGCAACGCCGCCGTCGCGGGCGATGCGGTCACGCTCGTCCTCGACCGTCAGGTGGATGTGTCGCGCGGCGACATGATCGTCTCCATCGAGGCGCAGCCGCAGACCGGCCTTGCCTTCGACGCCCAGATCGTGGCGTTGCAGCCTGGCGGCATCGAGGCAGGCAAGCGCTACTGGCTGAAAAGCGGCAGCCGCCGCCAGCGTGTCAGCGTGCAGCCTGTCAGCCAGCTGAACCTGAAGGAAGGCGAATGGCAGGCGCATGAAACCTCGCTGCCGATGAACGCCATCGGCAAGGTGCGGCTTTCCTTCGACGAGACGGCGATATTCGATCCTTATGAACAGAACCGGGCGACCGGCTCCTTCATCCTGATCGACCCCGACACCAACAACACGGTTGCGGGCGGCATGATCGCCGGCAAACGCAGCACGGGTGCGACGGAAGAAAAGGGCGACAGGGTCATCCTTTCGCTGCCCGCCGGCCTTGCTGAAAAGCTGCTGGCGAGCGAACTGCTGGCCAAACACCGCGACGAGATCGACATCCGCCGCACGGATGCAGCGACAGCCTCGCGACTGATCGGCGACCTCGACTGA
- the cysD gene encoding sulfate adenylyltransferase subunit CysD — MSNAVHETDSKNTVASKPPLDPHLKALENEAIHIFREVAAEFDKPVMLYSIGKDSSVLLHLARKAFFPGRIPFPLLHVNTGWKFKEMIEFRDNIVKEYDLDLISYTNPRGASENVTPFSHGSALYTDIMKTEALRQALDAGQFDAAFGGARRDEEASRAKERIYSFRTPDHKWDPRNQRPELWNIYNGMVRKGESVRAFPLSNWTEVDIWRYIEAENIPLVPLYYAAERPYVERDGMMILAEDERLELLPGEEIKHGSIRFRTLGCFPLTGAIRSEAATLQDVIAELEIATVSERQGRAIDRDQSGSMEKKKREGYF; from the coding sequence ATGTCCAACGCAGTCCACGAGACGGACAGCAAGAATACTGTCGCATCCAAGCCGCCGCTCGACCCCCATCTAAAGGCGCTTGAAAACGAAGCCATTCACATCTTCCGCGAAGTCGCCGCCGAATTCGACAAACCCGTGATGCTCTATTCCATCGGCAAGGATTCGTCCGTGCTGCTGCACTTAGCGCGCAAGGCGTTTTTCCCCGGCCGCATTCCCTTCCCGCTGCTGCATGTCAATACCGGCTGGAAGTTCAAGGAAATGATCGAATTCCGCGACAATATCGTCAAGGAATACGATCTCGACCTGATTTCCTACACCAACCCGCGTGGCGCGTCGGAAAACGTCACCCCCTTCTCGCATGGATCGGCGCTCTACACCGACATCATGAAGACCGAGGCATTGCGGCAGGCGCTCGACGCCGGCCAGTTCGATGCGGCCTTCGGCGGTGCGCGCCGTGACGAGGAGGCGAGCCGGGCCAAGGAACGCATCTATTCCTTCCGCACGCCCGATCATAAATGGGACCCGCGCAACCAGCGCCCGGAACTGTGGAACATCTATAACGGCATGGTCCGCAAGGGCGAAAGCGTGCGCGCCTTCCCCCTCTCCAACTGGACCGAAGTGGATATCTGGCGTTACATCGAGGCGGAAAACATTCCGCTGGTGCCGCTCTATTACGCGGCCGAGCGCCCCTATGTCGAACGCGACGGCATGATGATCCTTGCCGAAGACGAGCGGCTGGAGCTGTTGCCCGGCGAAGAGATCAAGCATGGCTCGATCCGCTTCCGCACGCTCGGTTGCTTCCCGCTGACCGGCGCCATCCGTTCCGAGGCGGCGACGCTTCAGGACGTGATCGCCGAACTCGAAATCGCCACCGTTTCCGAACGGCAGGGCCGCGCGATTGACCGCGACCAGTCCGGCTCGATGGAGAAGAAGAAGCGCGAGGGGTATTTCTGA
- a CDS encoding phosphoadenylyl-sulfate reductase — translation MEIPDVTMTINSANASADAASLDATLAGLDLAGRLSFIAGLGGRAVFTTSLGIEDQVITAAIGTHRLPIDVVTLETGRLFKETVDLIDETEERFGIEIRRFRPEQDDIDAYAEKYGLNGFYESVEARHACCHVRKLIPLGKALDGAAFWITGLRRGQSGNRATTPFAEFDAERNLIKINPLADWDIDLIRAHVAKENIPVNPLHQRGYPSIGCEPCTRAIKPGEPERAGRWWWENDEKRECGLHVAGAEQTSAVSAIPQR, via the coding sequence ATGGAAATCCCGGACGTGACAATGACGATCAATTCAGCAAATGCCTCTGCCGATGCCGCTTCCCTCGACGCCACGCTTGCCGGGCTCGATCTGGCGGGTCGGCTTTCGTTTATCGCCGGCCTTGGCGGGCGCGCCGTCTTCACCACCAGCCTCGGCATCGAGGATCAGGTTATCACCGCCGCCATCGGCACGCATCGGTTGCCGATCGATGTCGTGACGCTGGAAACCGGCCGGCTGTTCAAGGAAACCGTCGATCTCATCGATGAAACCGAAGAGCGTTTCGGCATCGAAATCCGCCGCTTCCGCCCGGAGCAGGACGATATCGACGCCTATGCCGAAAAATACGGCCTGAACGGCTTTTACGAAAGCGTCGAAGCCCGTCACGCCTGCTGTCATGTCAGAAAGCTGATCCCGCTCGGCAAGGCGCTTGATGGCGCCGCCTTCTGGATCACCGGCCTTCGTCGCGGCCAGTCCGGCAATCGTGCCACGACGCCGTTCGCCGAGTTCGATGCGGAGCGCAATCTCATCAAGATCAATCCCCTGGCTGACTGGGATATCGACCTCATCCGGGCGCATGTCGCCAAGGAAAACATCCCCGTCAACCCGTTGCATCAGCGCGGTTACCCCTCCATCGGCTGCGAGCCGTGTACGCGCGCCATCAAGCCCGGTGAGCCTGAGCGCGCCGGACGATGGTGGTGGGAAAACGACGAGAAGCGCGAATGCGGTCTTCACGTCGCCGGTGCGGAGCAGACATCCGCCGTTTCCGCCATCCCGCAACGATAA
- a CDS encoding Rrf2 family transcriptional regulator, which produces MISQKAKYALRALLSLAKADGACPVQISDIAREQAIPKKFLEQILLEMKKERLVESRRGKQGGYLLARPAADITFGEVLRLIDGPLAPLPCLSQTAYRRCEDCDGEKQCEIRHVFARVADATRNILFNTTIADAVAGVEVPELLTA; this is translated from the coding sequence ATGATTTCGCAGAAGGCAAAATACGCGCTGAGGGCGCTCCTTTCGCTGGCCAAGGCCGACGGTGCCTGTCCTGTGCAGATTTCCGACATTGCCCGCGAACAGGCCATTCCGAAAAAGTTTCTGGAACAGATCCTTCTCGAAATGAAGAAGGAACGCCTTGTCGAAAGCCGGCGCGGCAAGCAGGGCGGTTATCTCTTGGCGCGCCCGGCTGCGGATATCACCTTCGGCGAGGTGCTGCGCCTCATAGACGGGCCGCTTGCCCCCTTGCCCTGCCTGTCGCAGACCGCCTATCGCCGCTGTGAGGATTGCGACGGCGAGAAGCAGTGCGAGATCCGCCACGTCTTTGCCCGCGTGGCCGATGCGACGCGCAACATCCTTTTCAACACCACCATCGCCGATGCCGTGGCCGGTGTCGAAGTGCCCGAGCTTTTGACGGCCTGA
- a CDS encoding sulfate ABC transporter substrate-binding protein, which produces MSKLLSGLSVVALSLSLALGGAGSAAAQTKLLNVSYDPTRELYKDFNEAFAKKWKADTGEDITIQQSHGGSGKQARSVIDGLEADVVTLALQSDIDAIVENSGKINKDWRTRLPHNSSPYTSTIVFLVRKGNPKGIHNWGDLVKGDIQIVTPNPKTSGGARWNYLAAWAWANEEFKGDQEKIKAYVGDLYKRAPVLDTGARGSTVTFAQRQIGDVLLAWENEAYLAGQEFGADAFDIVVPPISILAEPPVAVVDANVDAKGTRKAAEAYLQYLYSDEGQNIAAKHFYRPSNPAVVSKDLLKQLPDIKLVTIDDPIFGGWAKAQPEHFGDGGIFDQIYKPAK; this is translated from the coding sequence ATGTCCAAGCTTCTGTCCGGTTTGAGCGTTGTTGCGCTTAGCCTCTCACTGGCACTTGGCGGCGCTGGCTCGGCCGCCGCGCAGACCAAGCTGCTCAACGTGTCCTACGATCCGACCCGTGAGCTCTACAAGGATTTCAACGAGGCCTTCGCCAAGAAATGGAAGGCCGACACCGGCGAGGATATCACCATCCAGCAGTCGCATGGCGGCTCCGGCAAGCAGGCGCGCTCGGTCATCGACGGTCTGGAAGCGGATGTGGTGACGCTGGCGCTGCAGAGCGATATCGACGCCATCGTCGAAAATTCCGGCAAGATCAACAAGGACTGGCGCACCCGCCTGCCGCATAATTCGTCGCCTTACACCTCGACCATCGTTTTCCTGGTGCGCAAGGGCAACCCCAAGGGCATCCACAACTGGGGCGATCTGGTGAAGGGCGATATCCAGATCGTCACACCGAACCCGAAAACATCCGGCGGTGCCCGCTGGAACTATCTTGCTGCCTGGGCCTGGGCGAATGAAGAGTTCAAGGGCGATCAGGAGAAGATCAAGGCCTATGTCGGCGATCTCTACAAGCGCGCCCCGGTTCTCGATACCGGCGCCCGCGGCTCCACGGTGACCTTCGCCCAGCGCCAGATCGGCGACGTGCTGCTGGCCTGGGAAAACGAAGCCTATCTCGCCGGCCAGGAATTCGGCGCTGATGCCTTCGATATCGTCGTGCCGCCAATCTCGATCCTTGCCGAACCGCCGGTTGCCGTGGTTGACGCCAATGTCGACGCCAAGGGCACCCGCAAGGCGGCGGAAGCCTATCTGCAATATCTCTATTCCGATGAAGGACAGAATATTGCGGCCAAGCACTTCTACCGTCCGTCCAACCCCGCCGTTGTCTCCAAGGACCTGCTGAAGCAGCTGCCCGATATCAAGCTCGTCACCATCGACGACCCGATCTTCGGTGGTTGGGCCAAGGCGCAGCCGGAACATTTTGGCGATGGCGGCATCTTCGACCAGATTTACAAGCCCGCAAAGTAA
- the cysT gene encoding sulfate ABC transporter permease subunit CysT yields the protein MSNNTSGNRWKWRQSSVIPGFGLTFGYTVTYLFLIILIPLGGLVWSTAKLGFADFIAIATDSRTLNALRVSFGTAFIAALVNAVFGVIVAWVLTRYRFPGRRFVDAIVDLPFALPTAVAGIALTTLYANRGWVGSLFEPFGIKIAFTPTGIVIALIFIGLPFVVRTVQPVMEEIDRQVEEVAATLGANRFQTITRVLLPSLTPAILTGFALAFARGVGEYGSVIFIAGNIPYVSEIAPLLIVIRLEEFNYAAATGIATIMLIISFAMLFLINLIQAWSRKRYGYV from the coding sequence ATGAGCAATAATACATCCGGAAACAGGTGGAAATGGCGGCAGTCGAGCGTCATACCCGGCTTCGGCCTGACGTTTGGTTACACCGTCACCTATCTGTTTCTCATCATTCTTATTCCGCTTGGCGGCCTCGTCTGGTCCACGGCGAAACTTGGTTTTGCAGATTTTATCGCGATTGCCACCGATAGCCGCACGCTGAATGCGCTGCGGGTCAGCTTCGGCACCGCCTTCATCGCCGCTTTGGTCAACGCCGTTTTCGGCGTCATCGTCGCCTGGGTGCTGACACGGTATCGTTTCCCCGGTCGCCGTTTCGTGGATGCCATCGTCGATCTGCCCTTTGCCCTGCCAACGGCGGTCGCCGGTATCGCGCTGACCACGCTTTACGCCAATCGCGGCTGGGTCGGCTCGCTGTTCGAACCCTTCGGTATCAAGATCGCGTTCACGCCGACCGGCATCGTCATCGCCCTGATCTTCATCGGCCTGCCCTTTGTGGTACGCACGGTGCAGCCGGTCATGGAGGAGATCGACCGGCAGGTGGAGGAGGTGGCGGCAACGCTCGGCGCCAACCGTTTCCAGACCATCACCCGCGTTCTGCTGCCAAGCCTCACGCCCGCCATCCTCACCGGTTTTGCGCTGGCCTTCGCACGCGGTGTCGGCGAATATGGCTCGGTCATCTTCATCGCCGGCAATATTCCGTATGTTTCGGAAATCGCGCCGCTCCTCATCGTCATCCGGCTGGAGGAGTTCAATTATGCGGCCGCGACCGGCATCGCCACCATCATGCTGATCATCTCGTTTGCCATGCTGTTCCTCATCAATCTCATTCAGGCCTGGAGCCGCAAGAGGTACGGTTATGTCTGA
- the cysW gene encoding sulfate ABC transporter permease subunit CysW, whose amino-acid sequence MSETASRTSSRPFRDPASESLPARLALVAIAFLFLAAFLVLPLVSVFFEAFRKGGEAFWEAIVEPDALSAIRLTLLVAAISVPLNVVFGVAAAWAIAKFEFKGKAFLITLIDLPFSISPVISGLVYVILFSAHSVLGPWLKSYGIEILFAVPGIVLATIFVTFPFVARELIPLMQDQGNGDEEAAISLGASGWQTFWYVTLPNIKWGLLYGVLLCNARAMGEFGAVSVVSGHIRGETNTMPLHVEILYNEYNIGAAFAVATLLAGLALVTLVLKTILEIRFGAGNAAGKH is encoded by the coding sequence ATGTCTGAGACCGCTTCCCGCACCTCCTCCCGGCCGTTTCGCGATCCCGCCAGCGAAAGCCTTCCCGCCCGCCTGGCGCTGGTCGCCATCGCTTTTCTGTTCCTTGCGGCCTTCCTCGTGCTGCCGCTCGTCTCGGTGTTCTTCGAAGCCTTCCGCAAAGGCGGGGAAGCCTTCTGGGAAGCCATCGTCGAGCCGGATGCGCTGTCGGCTATTCGCCTGACTTTGCTTGTCGCCGCCATCTCGGTGCCGCTCAACGTGGTCTTCGGCGTTGCCGCCGCCTGGGCGATCGCCAAGTTCGAATTCAAGGGCAAGGCGTTCCTGATTACGCTGATCGACCTGCCATTCTCGATCTCGCCGGTTATTTCAGGTCTGGTCTATGTCATCCTGTTCTCCGCCCACAGCGTGCTTGGCCCATGGCTGAAGAGTTACGGCATTGAAATCCTGTTTGCCGTGCCGGGCATCGTGCTCGCCACCATCTTCGTCACCTTTCCCTTCGTCGCGCGTGAACTGATCCCGCTGATGCAGGATCAGGGCAATGGCGATGAGGAGGCGGCGATTTCGCTTGGCGCTTCCGGCTGGCAGACCTTCTGGTATGTCACGCTGCCGAATATCAAATGGGGCCTGCTTTACGGCGTGCTGCTCTGCAACGCCCGCGCCATGGGGGAATTTGGCGCCGTTTCCGTCGTATCAGGCCATATTCGCGGTGAGACCAACACCATGCCGCTACATGTGGAGATACTCTATAATGAGTACAATATCGGCGCGGCCTTCGCGGTGGCGACGCTGCTCGCCGGTCTGGCGCTCGTGACGCTCGTTCTCAAAACCATTCTCGAAATACGCTTTGGCGCGGGCAACGCAGCCGGCAAGCATTGA
- a CDS encoding sulfate/molybdate ABC transporter ATP-binding protein, with product MEVKVSGITKQFDRFPALNDVSLDIRSGELIALLGPSGSGKTTLLRLIAGLEQPTQGQIFFGDEDASHRTVQERNVGFVFQHYALFRHMTVADNIAFGLKVRPSANRPPKAEIRKRVSELLDMVHLSGLEKRYPTQLSGGQRQRVALARAVAIEPKVLLLDEPFGALDAKVRKELRRWLREFHDRTGHTTVFVTHDQEEALELADRVVVMSQGKIEQVGTADDVYDTPNSPFVFSFIGESSSLPVTIRDGHVLFQGESIGIDEGGTGEGELFFRPEDVALTEEKDALYGKVTTCRRLAGTRIAEIDIANNGHEPYHLEIEVPLNAAVAVGAELRFRPTRWKVFGKK from the coding sequence ATGGAAGTGAAAGTTTCCGGCATCACCAAGCAGTTCGATCGGTTTCCGGCGCTGAACGACGTGTCGCTCGACATTCGTTCCGGTGAGTTGATCGCGCTGCTTGGTCCTTCCGGCTCCGGCAAGACGACGTTGCTGCGTCTGATCGCCGGCCTCGAACAGCCGACGCAGGGTCAAATCTTCTTCGGTGATGAGGATGCGTCCCACCGCACGGTGCAGGAGCGCAATGTCGGTTTCGTGTTCCAGCATTACGCCCTGTTCCGTCACATGACGGTGGCCGACAATATCGCCTTTGGCCTCAAGGTGCGCCCCTCCGCCAACCGCCCGCCGAAAGCCGAGATCCGCAAACGCGTATCCGAACTTCTCGACATGGTGCATCTCTCCGGCCTTGAAAAGCGCTATCCAACCCAGCTTTCCGGCGGTCAACGCCAGCGCGTGGCGCTCGCCCGCGCCGTCGCCATCGAGCCGAAGGTCCTGCTTCTCGATGAGCCCTTCGGCGCGCTCGACGCCAAGGTGCGCAAGGAACTGCGCCGCTGGCTGCGCGAATTCCACGACCGTACCGGTCACACCACCGTTTTCGTCACCCACGATCAGGAAGAAGCGCTGGAGCTGGCAGACCGCGTCGTGGTCATGAGCCAGGGCAAGATCGAACAGGTCGGCACGGCCGATGATGTCTATGATACGCCCAACTCCCCCTTCGTCTTCTCCTTCATCGGCGAATCCTCCAGCCTGCCGGTGACGATCCGCGATGGCCACGTGCTGTTCCAGGGCGAAAGCATCGGCATCGATGAGGGCGGCACGGGCGAGGGCGAGCTTTTCTTCCGGCCCGAAGATGTGGCGCTGACGGAAGAAAAAGACGCGCTTTACGGCAAGGTCACCACCTGTCGCCGCCTTGCCGGCACCCGTATCGCCGAAATCGACATCGCCAATAACGGCCATGAACCCTATCACCTCGAAATCGAGGTGCCACTCAACGCCGCCGTGGCTGTTGGCGCGGAACTGCGCTTCCGCCCGACGCGATGGAAGGTGTTTGGGAAGAAGTAG
- a CDS encoding NAD(P)H-quinone oxidoreductase has protein sequence MSDPTTLPETMRFIDLPSHGGPEVMRLSQAPLPKPEKGAILVKVEAAGVNRPDVAQRQGTYPPPKDASPILGLEIAGEVVALGEGVTEFKPGDKVCALANGGGYAEYCTVPVGQALPFPKGYDAVKAAALPETFFTVWANLFQMAGLTEGETVLIHGGTSGIGTTAIQLAKAFGAEVYATAGSAEKCEACVTLGAKRAINYREEDFAAVIKTETGGKGVDVVLDMIGAAYFEKNLSALAKDGCLSIIAFLGGAVAEKVNLTPVMVKRLTVTGSTMRPRTADEKRAIRDDLIQQVWPLVESGQVAPVINRVFTLDEVVDAHRLMESSNHIGKIVMRVS, from the coding sequence ATGTCCGATCCCACGACCCTGCCCGAAACAATGCGCTTCATCGACCTTCCCTCCCATGGCGGCCCGGAGGTCATGCGGCTTTCGCAGGCGCCTTTGCCGAAACCCGAAAAAGGCGCGATTCTCGTGAAGGTCGAGGCGGCGGGGGTCAACCGTCCCGATGTCGCGCAGAGGCAGGGCACCTATCCGCCGCCGAAGGACGCAAGCCCCATCCTCGGGCTGGAAATCGCCGGAGAGGTGGTTGCGCTCGGTGAAGGTGTCACCGAATTCAAACCGGGTGATAAAGTCTGCGCGCTCGCCAATGGCGGCGGCTACGCGGAATATTGCACCGTGCCGGTCGGCCAGGCCCTGCCCTTTCCCAAGGGTTATGATGCCGTCAAGGCGGCAGCGCTGCCGGAAACCTTCTTTACCGTCTGGGCCAATCTCTTCCAGATGGCGGGTCTGACCGAAGGCGAAACCGTCCTCATTCATGGTGGCACCAGCGGCATCGGCACGACGGCGATCCAGCTTGCCAAAGCCTTTGGGGCCGAGGTCTATGCCACGGCCGGTTCGGCGGAGAAATGCGAAGCCTGCGTGACGCTTGGCGCCAAACGCGCGATCAACTACCGCGAAGAGGATTTCGCCGCCGTGATCAAGACCGAGACCGGCGGCAAGGGCGTCGATGTCGTTCTCGACATGATCGGTGCGGCCTACTTCGAAAAGAACCTTTCCGCACTCGCCAAGGATGGCTGCCTGTCCATCATCGCCTTTCTGGGCGGCGCGGTTGCCGAGAAGGTCAATCTCACCCCGGTCATGGTCAAACGCCTCACCGTCACCGGCTCCACCATGCGCCCCCGCACCGCCGACGAAAAACGCGCCATCCGCGACGACCTCATCCAGCAGGTCTGGCCGCTCGTCGAAAGTGGCCAGGTTGCGCCGGTCATCAACCGGGTCTTCACGCTGGACGAGGTTGTGGACGCGCACCGGCTGATGGAAAGCAGCAATCATATCGGCAAGATCGTGATGCGGGTGTCGTGA